GTTCTACTCTCACAGACACTAACAGACACATAAAATGGCAATCAGACAAAGTCTGATTTAGGCATACACGATCAGACTTGTCTGATCATACATTGTATGATGTGTATGAAAGACAAATGTATTACTGTGTATGCTTGCTTTAGACAGTGTGAGCGTTCATCATAGATGCTACGTCACTGTGTAGCAGAAACACTTTAAAACAACCTTAAAACATGCCAGCAATGTACCCTATATacaaatctttaaaataaagaCCAACAtcacataaaataaattgaaacctAATTCGATTAAATGAATAGACTGCATTCTGTGTGAAAGGTTTGGTTTGAATTATTCTATGGTTTTTGGAGTTACATCCAGACGCACTGGAGCatgaaatttaatattgtattttgccTAATGTATTTGACAGGCGTGGATTTGGCAGTAAAGCCTCAATCATTACTATGAATATGTTGCTTCATCAAACGTGTGTGTAGTGTAATTTCATGTATTAAGCTTTAAACTAGGATAGGTTATATCGATTGATGTCAGAAGAAGCTGGTACATTTAGTGCTCAAGTGTCAGATGATCAAGAGAGCTACTCATACTGCTGCTGGCAcgcacgcgcgcgtacaaattGTCACGTACAATTGCCACTTCACTTTAATCCCTagcatgtattttatttattttcgtaAATTAACGAATTAATATTAGACGTGATTGGGTTAATATAGCGTACAGTGTTGCAGTGTTGAGGGTGATCCGTTTTGGAAACATTTTTGATGTTATTTTATGCTatctttttaatacattttaaatattttaagtaccTTTTAATAATGTGAAAAATTGTCACAATTCAATTTTTCTGTgaagataattttaataaatataccattatgaatgaatgaatgtacatGGGTACTAACTCGTTTCTTTGCGAAATATAAGTTGGTAGAAAATAATCACGATTTAGCAGTGGTAGCCGACAGCCTACTTAAcgaaatacaatttttattttactgtgcAATCTTCAATCATCTCCGATTGAAGagtaattcttatttttatttcatttaggcctatatttttataGAGAAGTTAAAGTTGAATTatgttataaattaaaatattgatgtAATTTTCAGAAAAGTGTACGCGTAACTGCGTAGCTAGAAGTAAACCCGTATGTGGAAGTGACAAAAGAACTTACCCCAGTGAATGTCATTTGAAGAAACGCGCATGCGTCGTTAAGGACTTGGTGAAAGAGTGCAATGGACCGTGTAAAAAAGGTATGCATGATTAATTTAGATTTTATCCGGTTTCTTCTAACctaattttatacaaatttaacaTTTCTGAATTGTTCCCATGAGCCACGGAATAGACAAATTGATCAATGATGAATTGCAATTCCTATAAATGATtcaacaactttttttaaataaatagcatagttttattttattaaaaacttaTACGGGTTTCCGTTGCCAAGTAGTAATATTCAGGAAGCCAAGCCAACGTTCATAGTAGCAGaattttcaatctttctttcAACACCAatcaaattaatgtttttaattatgaTTTCAAGGCAATTTTGTGTCAGTCAGGACTGAAAGCATTCCTGTCATGCTTCATTTATTTATACCCAATCCAAGTAATTATCATTTTCCCCTTTTCTAGTGAAAGGACACAGTTGCTgcaatattaaaagaaaatgtcCAAAGCGATTTAGATCGTCAGGACCGGTTTGCGGCACGAACGGCGTCACATATCCAAACCTATGTCTATTGGCGATTGCAATATGTAAAGAGAAAGGACTGAAGATTAAGTGAGTAAAACTATCACATAATTTCTGTGAGATATTTTAATAAGGTAAGACAAGACAGACAAGGTAACTGACAATGGCGATTTGATGatgattgtaggcctatttcacACGTACGTTGAAGAGGaaggtttgtttgtttgttcatttttatactgggtgacctcttcagtcaaagactgatctcccagagggcctagttggtgatcagtggctgtgatgtactaatacaccggggtaaccccctactcgtctcgaaagatgtactaggttctttaaagtgcacacgagctagttgtgtacactggacctacggtttaccaccagaaccatggagtgagtgagcctcgaacccttgccaatgttatggctacgtaattacggttccactgtcttaaccgctcggccactcacccacTAAGGTGTGGACCCGGTTATATACTCTCGGACGACAAGTACAAAACAACGACAACAGCTAAATGTATTCGTACTTTATATTACAGCTATGAAGCATTTTACCAGGCTCCTTTCGCAGTGGACCACGAATACAATCTTGCTCTCTATTCGCCCGTTTATGCATTACGTCATTCGGAAATCACTCACGCATAACGGAgtgtaactagcgccatcacagTTATAACCAAAGATGTACTCATActggataaaaataataaatgttgacTAAACTTTTATGTTAAATGTTTTATCTGTCGTAGAGGAGAAAGTAAATGTAGTGATCTGGAGGTAACAACACAACTTCCTAGACCAGTGACGTCAGAAGAAGCGTTTTGTATAGACGAGAAACTTGGGAAGCAATGTTCCGGTGAATGCAAAACAGGTGAGTAATTGATTGACCAATCACGGTGACAATCCAAAGCGCATGGCTCATAGTAAAGCATATGGTGAGGTAAACTAGGATGCAGCGTAAaattgaataatccatcgcttacGATTTATCGAGTTACTTTTGTTGCAAGTTTCAGTCCTCCAATGTTACAATGTtatgaattgaataaaatatgtaatcaTATATGGTGACTATGATGGGACTACTGACGTCATTTTCTATGTGTATTCAGTTTCAAATAAGGTCATATTTTTCTCCCAAAATGTTTTATTCAGTAAATGACGTTCACTGCTGCGACATACGTACAAGATGTCCACGAGTGTTTAAAGACAGTGGTTACGTTTGTGGCACTGATGGCGTGTCATACGTCAACCAATGTGAACTTGCTAAGAAAACTTGTCGAACAGCAGGTTTGCTCATTGAAAAGGATTACGACGGAAAATGCAAGTCACAGGGGGCTAGGCCTACGTCTATGTCAGTGAAACAGACGAGTCCAACGGGAAATGAAGAATCCGTCACCGAAAAGATATATTGTTACGACCCGGAACTCGGGAAGAAGTGTTCTGGCGAATGCAaatttggtaagtactgtactatgaaaaacagacaaaaaacttttcacaatatatagagggcgctatttaaaTTACCGAGTAGGCGCGCCTACAGTATCAGTATTTTTCAGCATGATGTTTGTACTAACTTTTCACTGCGTTaagcattatatttttttaaaattcaaaacttGCTTCGTTTCAATTCTGTGCATGTTCTTCTTGTTATTACAGTCCATGGTGTTGATTGTTGTAACATAATGCAAGAAGCATGCCTCTCGTCTTTGATAGAAAGTGGCCCAGTTTGCGGCAGTGATAACATAACATATTCCAATCTTTGCACGCTTTCGCGAAAAGCATGTCGAACTCTAGAATCTGAATTAAGACATTCCTACATGGGTGCTTGTAAAACGCGAAACGAAGAAACGAATCTTGAGACTTTACCTCAAACAGATCGGACGACCCTTACACAGCAACAGACACCGTTAGGAGGATTTACTGATATCACAACAACAGCATCGTCTACAACAGTTTATAGAATGCTTAGAACTAAAGCTAGAGTGCAATATACAATTAAAAGTCAAAGTGCATATCGAACTACGAGTCCAGTATATTCTAGAACAGAAGAAGTATCGTTACCTCTAACGACTGACGCGCGAGTTTACTGTAACGATCCGATAAGTGGTAAATACTGCCCGGGAGAATGCAAATCaggtaaaaatgtttaaaaaacatattggttgaaggtttgcatggcgaaatcactATGTTGTTAtcaagtttgcggtacaccacgtatatttagttctgaaaataactgttgagtttcttgatGTTTctatcaatatactttgattgtCCTCCTCAGAACTAAACATTTCAGataattcagataatatttatttagataataatgaatgaatatatacaaaatagaaaaaagatattaaagtgaacatagataaagcagtaaaaCATACATAGTGTACCGCAACAACAAACTTCAGAATAAtgtccaatcacaagcgacggaTCGAGCTGTAAGTTACGCCCGCTGTCCTTCCAATTGTAATTGAGTTGCATTTTCGTCCCGTGCATTACGTCTACATCCCGTGCGTCCCCGCCCCGGGGGCATAGAACCACTCTGTGTTTTATACACAGTAACCTCTTATTTCATTAttgaatatttacaaatatttacaaatatttacaaatgttaTCTTTTAGTTAGTGGCGTTCACTGCTGCGACATCCGACAACGATGTCCTGACGAATTGAAAGAAACTGGACCGGTTTGTGGGACAGACTTGCAAACTTACATAAATATGTGTGAACTTGCTAGGAAAATATGTAGGACTATTTGGTCAACACTTCAAAAACTCACCAACGGTGCATGCGAAGAAGACTCTTCTTACGTCATCAAACTTGGGAACAATTCTACTCAATCACCGGTGTTTCTTCGACTAGAATCAACTTCATCATCGCCAACAATATCTACTGAAGGATCTGCTGTCTCCACTACATCTACGATCAGACAACTGACGTCACCAACGACGAGTACACAAAATATATCTGAAATGACAGTAAATACAACAGTTATGGGGACAACActttctataaataataatattaataacatatcaCATTGTCAAGATACAGTTTTAGGAAAAGACTGCATGGCCGAGTGTAAATTTGGTAAGACATTTATGATACTCATTTGAAAACTGTTTCCATTAGTTTagtcatttatttgttttatgcgcatgcgtatttaTATTTCCATCTACTTTTTAACGACTCTATAGAGTGACTAAATATCCCacaatgcattaaaaaaaaaacaattaattaaattatcaattCACGAAGAGTTATTACCCTAGGCCCAAATAactttttgttaaatttataatttatacagtaAGCGGTGTACATTGCTGTGACATCATCGATTCTGGTTGTCCTCAAACTTTTTCAACGAGTGGTCACGTATGTGGATCAGACGGTTTAAGCTATGATAATTTGTGCGTATTGGCGCGCATGTCATGTCAGACAGCAGGCTCGACATTGGTCAAGGTTAGATATGGCAAGTGTGACGAATCTTCTCcagtaataaaaaaacaagaaaccAAGAAAAAGATCGTCTGTGTTGATGAAAAGCGCGGGAAAACATGCGACGGTGAATGTAAAGTTGGTGAGTATAGTTATATAGATTTAAGTTATTTTATGGATGAACTGAGTCGCTTAGAAAAGTACATGcgtatttgttgttttttccaCAAGAAATAAGGATATTAATATAACAACGATTTGCGATAGCTTAGTTGGTACGTCAGCAGTAAGTAAAGCAGGCTTACATGTAATCAtttggtttgtttgttttagttaACGGCCAACATTGTTGTGACATCAGAAGAAGATGCCCAAATAAGTTAAAGAAAACTGGCTCAGTCTGCGGCAGTGATGGTCGCACATACGGGAACCAGTGTGCGCTTGCACGGAAGTCTTGCCGTGAGCATGGATCGCCTCTACATATGGCACACAAAGGTTCTTGTAAGAAAGCGTCAGAAAAAAGGCCTACAAATCCAAGAAAGCTGTTTCCCGACGTCGTCGCGGCCAATCGCTACGATAATAATCTACCAGGAGAAGGCGATATGACGATGCCACCTTTTCTCATCACAGACTTATCAATTCAAAGAGATCGAATCGAAGAAGGTAAGGTTTCTCCGGGAGTAAATATACACTTAAGCGcaaagtaaattgaccaatcacaaccgaTGGATTATTCCAACGCCTGTGGTTGGTCAACTCTTTCGTTAAGTTCTggagtgggaaccaagatttaATAGTAGACCAATGTACAGTACTTGCAACGATGAAGTATGATTTTCATTCATAAATGAGGCGCGCGCCCTCAGGAACAAGAACTGCCTACGATACTCATAAATAAGATAGGTCTACTGTTActgcacactttttttttggaCTATATTATCGTCACGTTTCCAACAAAAACAACCCGAGAAAACGAGATTgagataatacagtatataacgTGTAATTTTTTTGTGTGCTAAATCAGCTcatacataaaaaatattaccataataataaataaaactataaatctTGTAGATCCCTGTGAAGTGGACTGTCCATCATGGGACAGCCCGGTTTGTGGTAGCAACATGGTGACGTATAAAAACGCTTGTGAACTGAAGAAGATCCAGTGTAAACGGCCATCAATACGTCAGTTATGCGACGCACGCTGTAGGCTTGGTAAGTGTGTATGGTATCAGTAACGGAACTGAACAGCGCCCAAAGGAAAAGCGTCGATGGGGGTATAACGCTGAGCAAAATGCGATTCTTCAGGCGTACGTGTGCCTGGGCGAATTGAATGTCGACATTTGATTTGCATGGCACACGAGAGAACACGAGAAGGCACATGCTATTTCCAAACAATTATTATCCAGATAACGTTGTCTTAATGCTGATCTCGACATACGTATTAGAATGATGTTATATAGAAAGAAAAGACTAGTGCTCCCCTAGTCTGCTGGGTTTCAGATGGAGTTTTgaattaatattagtaaaaagataaatattttggcacatatggcgtttcatacgtatactacttcaGCTTGTGGACTTAAaggacaataaatacagacttagGGCAAGTCTAGTGTTCTTCTAGTGCTGTGCTAGTCCTGCAGGCATACAGAGAACAACCCTATAATCGGGATTAAGtttcgggacccaacaaagtgtctaaATAGGGTTAAAACATATTGACCCTCATACATTTTGAGTGTCAGTGTTCTTAATCGCGCCGAGGTGGGTGCAATGCATTCATGTTGTACATTCATGTTATACAGATGATGGTAGAAATTGCTGCATGATGATGAAGAAATGTCACAAAAGTTTACGGAACTCGGGAACAGTTTGCGGAAGTGACGGAAAAAGTTACAGTAATCAATGTGACCTGTTCCGTGAAGCGTGTCGGTCCCTTGATTATAATTTGCAACAATTAAACGAGGGACCGTGTCCACCTGACCAACCACAAACAACCAAAATGAGTAAGTGTTCCAATGTGTACATTTTTTAACGCCGCAAATGCGTAACGATTATCACGAAGCCATAAAGTCTATTCGGTACACAGCAGACATGAcattatgcttggttcccactagagacgcaacgcaaggacgtaacgcagcgtaagggatttgaccaatcacaagcgatggatttattCGACTTTCGCATATCATTGGTCAACACCCTTGCGTTGCgtatacgtccttgcgttgcgtcatagtgggaaccaagcttaggTGCACACAAGGCTGTTAAGCACAGAGTACGAACATGCACGAGCAGATATTCCACACCACACACAGTATGTACGTCGTGTTTACAGGGCACACACGCGCGTATTGTTGTAGTATTCTTCAAAACGCATGCGTGCACACTATACCCGGACGCATGTGATGTAGTCAGACGCTACATTATACGAGCTAATATACTTATTGTACCTAGTGAATATTGACTTGTCCGCCTAAATTAATGATTCGATCCATTTTTACTACATGTACACTAAACTGTCGTATTGTCTTCCTTCAGAGTTCTCAATGATCGAGTGTTTATCTACATTTCATTGTCCAATCGAGTTGGCGTTAGCTGGTGAGGTTTGTTCCGATGTTGGTACCACGTATCAGGACGAATGCGCACTTAGGTTTGATAGCTGTTGGGGTGACAATCGCAATATTGGATTAGACTATATTGGACGTTGTAAACCTTGATGTCACGTGTTTTCAAATGTCACAGGTCATCACCAGCCATCCCTTTAATATGATAATGCATTGGAATATTGTCACATCGTAAGCAGATGAAATACATTAAAGAAACCAGAGAGACATTACATGCAAAACCATGTAAAAGAAATGGCACGATGATGAACATACTGTTTCGTCGTCGTCGAATGCGGAGTTCCCCCCTCCCCACCCTCTCTGAATCCTCTTGTTCCCTCCTTATCGACGATAACAATAAGTGGTTCGTTCGGCCAGACCAAATCTCTCTGTGACGTAACGGTACCGCTTGTTCCACGGCCACTCTCCTACTGATGTACTCCACTTACTCCCAACTTACACCCGCATCTTCAGCTCACAACTTCTACTGGGCCTGTAGTTTACGCTGCATATAAATACGCAAACTATAATAAACACAATCTCCTCTCCTTAGTCTCCTCTGGACAGTCGATGAATTCGATCCACGGCAAGGGTTTCTTCAAACTCGTTCCTCCGACATCAACCCTgccatatttaggcctacaatctGTAATCCATACGctagttaagcttggttctcactagcgacgcaacgcaaggacgtaacgcaacgtaaatgATTtgtccaatcacaagcgatggattattcgaacagtggcttgtcattggttaactcgcttgcgttgctcGTACGTCCtcgcgttgcgtctctagtgggaaccacgctttaatacCAATAATACGATTCCTGCGTGTTACTGTTACGTGTTTTTGCAAGCAGTTGaaatattgtacataatataataaacacTATTTAAGATAAgtctatttataatattttaacataattaatGTTGCCTAGAACatacatttataaatgtattcatcttttttatataaaaactgaaacaaaatgatttgttaataaaacagagtaatttttaatgaatttggtttttttttaaattagatatCCGCATGTAATTACTCTTGCTACTTGTCTAATATTGACTGAATTGAAAAATTACCTTACGAAATAGATAGGGGTATCTTAAAAGAGCTcctgtatattaattattaactaaTATGGATCACCTATTATGGCGACGAGCTTACATCTATATTGAAAATTGCACACAAAAAAACGTTTAAAAGAAGTTACGGTATCATTTTCCAAATCTATCTTCATTATTTTTGTGCTGCTTTTATTATTAGACAAAATATTGATTTGTGTCCAATCAAAGTGAAATATTTTGACATAAAACAGCAGATGCAGTATTTTGTCATCAGCGTAGAAGTGATAAATCACAATTGTGTTAACAGATAATTAGCTTCTTCGTGTGTGAGTGGCAGACAATCGAAAAGCGCGCCACCGGACATCCTGACACGCATGCTCTGTCAGGTAAAACGTCGCGTCACCCACCTGTTTCGAACGGTCgcggaaacaatttttttgtacaaatattgtataaataaatgtaagcCTAGTGACTGCATAATAAGTagaatattcattttaaatgagAACATAAAATTAATGATGTTAAACATACTGTGACGAGTCCAAAAAAAACCGATCATAAACCTCTGTGGACAACCTACCAACCACAACGAAACATTAAGAAAACGATTTTcgatttaattattatttctttattatacCATAGAAATCTGTtattaattatcatttattaataaagaCTCTTAAAAGCTTAGTTCCCATTGGACGTTGCGTCCAATGACGAACACGACGCAACGCAGGCAATTTTACCAATCAGAACCGAATAAAaggtggttcccactagcgacgcaacacaaggacgtaacgcaacgcaagtgaattgaccaatcacaagcgatggcttattcggttgtgattgctaactgtctataacttcgcttgtcagtggttgaaacgcttgcgttgcgtttacgtccttgagTTGCATCATTCAATGGGAATCAAGCatattttctctaaaactcTGTTCTttactgtcaaactagtttgacaaaaaaagtgtgatgttcccaaatatggtagtgatatgccctaatgtggtagtgatatgacatcatcatgtccatatgtgggcacatttttttgtcacataaaatttgataatgtGACAGATCTTTACAAAGGATCAGATTCACATATCGTATATCCGTCATCATACCTTCTTTGAAACCCTTTTATTTACACTAAATGCAATCAAAATGGTGCAGGTGTCAAATATATCACAAATTGGAACAACTGACAACATATTGCCGTTAAATTCAACACATA
This region of Antedon mediterranea chromosome 8, ecAntMedi1.1, whole genome shotgun sequence genomic DNA includes:
- the LOC140056061 gene encoding uncharacterized protein isoform X1, whose protein sequence is MIHSECSCHKMVLLFSGLLFISVMLTSMGGTTSVNAALTEKCTRNCVARSKPVCGSDKRTYPSECHLKKRACVVKDLVKECNGPCKKVKGHSCCNIKRKCPKRFRSSGPVCGTNGVTYPNLCLLAIAICKEKGLKIKGESKCSDLEVTTQLPRPVTSEEAFCIDEKLGKQCSGECKTVNDVHCCDIRTRCPRVFKDSGYVCGTDGVSYVNQCELAKKTCRTAGLLIEKDYDGKCKSQGARPTSMSVKQTSPTGNEESVTEKIYCYDPELGKKCSGECKFVHGVDCCNIMQEACLSSLIESGPVCGSDNITYSNLCTLSRKACRTLESELRHSYMGACKTRNEETNLETLPQTDRTTLTQQQTPLGGFTDITTTASSTTVYRMLRTKARVQYTIKSQSAYRTTSPVYSRTEEVSLPLTTDARVYCNDPISGKYCPGECKSVSGVHCCDIRQRCPDELKETGPVCGTDLQTYINMCELARKICRTIWSTLQKLTNGACEEDSSYVIKLGNNSTQSPVFLRLESTSSSPTISTEGSAVSTTSTIRQLTSPTTSTQNISEMTVNTTVMGTTLSINNNINNISHCQDTVLGKDCMAECKFVSGVHCCDIIDSGCPQTFSTSGHVCGSDGLSYDNLCVLARMSCQTAGSTLVKVRYGKCDESSPVIKKQETKKKIVCVDEKRGKTCDGECKVVNGQHCCDIRRRCPNKLKKTGSVCGSDGRTYGNQCALARKSCREHGSPLHMAHKGSCKKASEKRPTNPRKLFPDVVAANRYDNNLPGEGDMTMPPFLITDLSIQRDRIEEDPCEVDCPSWDSPVCGSNMVTYKNACELKKIQCKRPSIRQLCDARCRLDDGRNCCMMMKKCHKSLRNSGTVCGSDGKSYSNQCDLFREACRSLDYNLQQLNEGPCPPDQPQTTKMKFSMIECLSTFHCPIELALAGEVCSDVGTTYQDECALRFDSCWGDNRNIGLDYIGRCKP
- the LOC140056061 gene encoding ovoinhibitor-like isoform X2 translates to MIHSECSCHKMVLLFSGLLFISVMLTSMGGTTSVNAALTEKCTRNCVARSKPVCGSDKRTYPSECHLKKRACVVKDLVKECNGPCKKVKGHSCCNIKRKCPKRFRSSGPVCGTNGVTYPNLCLLAIAICKEKGLKIKGESKCSDLEVTTQLPRPVTSEEAFCIDEKLGKQCSGECKTVNDVHCCDIRTRCPRVFKDSGYVCGTDGVSYVNQCELAKKTCRTAGLLIEKDYDGKCKSQGARPTSMSVKQTSPTGNEESVTEKIYCYDPELGKKCSGECKFVSGVHCCDIRQRCPDELKETGPVCGTDLQTYINMCELARKICRTIWSTLQKLTNGACEEDSSYVIKLGNNSTQSPVFLRLESTSSSPTISTEGSAVSTTSTIRQLTSPTTSTQNISEMTVNTTVMGTTLSINNNINNISHCQDTVLGKDCMAECKFVSGVHCCDIIDSGCPQTFSTSGHVCGSDGLSYDNLCVLARMSCQTAGSTLVKVRYGKCDESSPVIKKQETKKKIVCVDEKRGKTCDGECKVVNGQHCCDIRRRCPNKLKKTGSVCGSDGRTYGNQCALARKSCREHGSPLHMAHKGSCKKASEKRPTNPRKLFPDVVAANRYDNNLPGEGDMTMPPFLITDLSIQRDRIEEDPCEVDCPSWDSPVCGSNMVTYKNACELKKIQCKRPSIRQLCDARCRLDDGRNCCMMMKKCHKSLRNSGTVCGSDGKSYSNQCDLFREACRSLDYNLQQLNEGPCPPDQPQTTKMKFSMIECLSTFHCPIELALAGEVCSDVGTTYQDECALRFDSCWGDNRNIGLDYIGRCKP